ATCTTTTGCCATTGAAACAATAGTTGGTTTCTTAATCTCTGATTTCTTCTGAAACAATTCTATTATTTCTTCATGTCCCTGATGCTCTGCCAAACCCCTAGGATTCCATCCGTAGCTATCCGGCTTGTCAGCATCCGCTCCTTTTTCTAAGAGGAACTTAACTATCTCAACATTTGCTTCACATACTGCTGTGTGAAGTGCTGTAGTCCCATTGCTCTTGGGCAGCGTTACATCACCTCCATGTTTGGCTATGTCTTTAAGAAGCTGTAAGTTGTTTTGCTCAACAGCAGCACAAGCAAAACTACCCACATTGCCAGAAGTTATATGTGCTCCATTGTTTAATAGAAGTTTGATCAAAGATTCATGTTTCCCTGATATTGCTTCCCACAGAGGAACATTTCCTTCCGAATCTGCATGCAAAGTAATGAACACTTAAATCCAGGCTAAAATTGATGCATGGCAGATTGTCAGCCATCAGAAAATTTCCTTACCTTGAGTGTTAGGATCTGCTCCAAATTCTAAAAGTAAGAGTGCGCAGTGCTCGCTTCCATTCGATGCTGCAATATGCTGTcgaaagacaaaagaaaaggcataCAGAATAAGCTCCAAGTCTCACATGCAAAGGCCATATGGGACGAGTGTATTTGTGCAGATATAAAGATAGGATGATATGAGCACCATAGCTGTTCTTCCATTATCATCCGTCTCATTTGGATCTGAACCCCGCCTGAGCAAATGGTGCAGCAACAAATCATCACCCCTCTTTGCAGCAAAGCATAAACTAAGAGGCAAATCCATTCTACCCCGAGCCAGCATGTGCTCTATGTCCGCCAAGATTCCTTGCATCAGGGGATCCTCTATTTCTTTCAAATACTGCATCAACAACATGCATAAGAGACagcaaaaaaccaaaagattTTCTTACTGATAATAAAGAATAACAAACAATGATCATAAGAAATTTACATACCTGAAGAAAATTGTTCATGATAATTGTTCCATCTCCAACATTTGCCTGAACAATATTTAAGAAAGCTGTACGGTTCAAACGCAGAAGCTGACAGAGTCCTTTCGTACGAACTGTGACCATTTGAGGCCTGTAGCAAATCACCCCAATCTCACCAACGACGTCTCCTGTCTTTGCTTCACGAACAACCTGCAGTCATTGCACAACAAGTTCATCACTAGTAAGAAAACACCAATGTTAAGTTTTGCAAGACACCTGAACAAAGatttatattattaaactTGCCGGTTCTGCTCCATTCCTTTGCAAAATTAGTTCCTGTTAGCGAGTAACAAGAATCAGAAGCTATTTTGACCgaataaaaagacaaaacaaaagaaaaggaaaaaggtgGCCTGTGATTCAAGTGCCAAAGAGTGTGAATAGCTTAGTTTCATGTTCTTACCACAGCGCCAGTGACTACTATATACAAGTCAGTGGGTGCTTCATTCTGCAAAATTACATCTTCTTTTGGAGGAAAATACTCAGCCTTCATCTCGGAGACCTTAACCAAAGACATGGAAGTAAAACGAAGTGTATTACGTACATGTAAGATTACAGGAAACACAGGAAAAAAAGCTTTATGTCCAAGCACCACCAACAAATATGAATTACTGAAAGCTTAAGAAGTACCAGTTGGAAAAGCAAGTCTCTTGATACCCCCTGGAACAAGTAGACACTGTCAACAAGTGGATAGAAGAGATAGTGTGAAATACTTGATCTAATGGCTTTAGGGAGTGCATCAAGAGTCTCTTGCTGCTGCAGCCCTTCTGAATTAGTTCTGTACTTCAAACACAAATGAGCAAGCATCTGCTCATGCAGGCGATCAGGTATTTGGtttcgttgcgcaaaactTGTGGCAGCTTGAATAGTATCTCTCTGAGTCCAGACAAGCAAGTCCAAGATAATGGGAAATGAAAAGGGATATATGTTAGTCATAACTTGAAAAGTGCTATACTTGTGAATCTGTCAGGACAATGCAGTTTATTTGTATATTTCCTAAGTAACAATTTACAAACTTTAGTAGTCAAAAGTATAATGTTagtgcaaataaaaaaaaaaatcattttggTTCAACCAAACCATGTCCTGGTAGGGGATAGCTTCTTTCCTATAGCTCATGCAGAAGAAATTGAACTATGATAAGTATTTTGCAATGAAACACGATAAATAGCTTTCGTACATAAAACAGACTAACTTCAGGTGATTAAGAATTCACTTGTCCAATTTTGAGCAGTCAAGAAACCCACAGTCTACTGGATAACAGAAGAGTGtgtgaaaccaaaaaaaggtAAGAAAGAATGTACGTACAAATTGTCTAGTTCGAGCAGTCCCATGGACAATCAAGTTAGTCATGTTTCCAATCAAGTAAGCTTGCAGCCCAAGATTAAAGAGCATATAGAAGATATCAAATATCATCTCCAGTGAATTTACAGGATGCAAATCACCATAGCCAGTAGTTGTAAGGGTGATTATGGACCAGTACATTGAGGTCACATACCGATCCCACAAACTGATATCATGAAAGTTATCTGTGATAAGCCCAAGCCATGTCCTTCTTGGGTTACGATTATGTGCAgcaagaaaatagaaaaagcaaCCGGCACAATGAACTGTAAGGAGAGTAACCTACAAGCACAAGAAAAGCCCGATGATCATGAGAAACATCAGTAATAGAAAATCACACCAGTATTTCATAAAAATGACTAGATATTAGTCAAAAGACACTCACGAAGATAAGCTTTAAGTATCGAACCCAGAAGTAGCTATAGTTCCTGTCTTTTTCCAATCTAGaatccaaagaaaaaaacaagagaatgTGGGATCAGTTCCTGCAACATGCATAGATGAAGACGCTATAAACCAGCATTTACATAATCATCTATGCATCTAGAGATTAGTCCCACCATGTTATCTCCATTCGTCTCGAGTGGATAATTATCACCCTCGAGACTAATGGAGATAACATGATGAATGCTAGGAAAATCaatagaggaggaagaagccaTGGgtgctggaaaaaaaaaagggaacaaGAAGATTGAGGATCGAGGACTGTGAGTCTCAGGCTCTTGATACCATGAAAGGTTTTAAATATTCTCAATGATTTTCATTGAACAATCGTGTGATAATTATACACAATGCTTTGCTTGGTGTCTACACAAAGGATTTCCTATTCTAAGCAAGAATCAAGTCTTTGAGAGACAAGGAATATATATACAGCAAATCTAtgaaataaatacaaataaaacagaaaactAAATCACGTCTCATTATAGTACCTGGCAAACATTGCACTGACTCTTCGGAGACGCCATAGACGAAGGATATTGAAGTATCCATAGGTCTCAAGAGGAGGAGGCAAAACACTCTGAGCAAGTTCTGAAGGGATTGTGGAGATGATGTCAAAAGCCAACCAGGTTTTGGCATATCTCAGAGCAATTAGCTTGGGATTGTCAATGAGGAGATAAGAAGTCTTATCAAGGTAGGCCACAAAGAATGTCAAAACAATGTCAATGGCAAAaaatccatttacaacattatcAGTAATGGCCAGGGGTCCTTTGGCTCTGTCCataaatccaaattcaaaaggGCACACCCAGGCCGTGTAGAAAACCAGGCATACCAGAAATGACTGCCAAAGTCTGCAAAATTAAGACCCAAAATGTAAACTTTATTAATGCAAGgattccaaaaacaaaatgtcaCACTCAAAATGATACATAAAACCCATCAAGACACAGCATAAAAACCCCATGGACGATTGAAAACATCATAAAAGAAGAACCAAACTGGGCCATAAAAATTCTAGTTTTTCATGATCTCATGCATTgtacaaatcaaatcaaatcaaccCATTTGAACACAGACATTGACATGCAAAACCaacaagaaaattttgaaacttgaattgaattgagagagagagagagagagagagagagagagagagagagtctctCACTTGTAATGAGAATGAAAGGGAGTGATAATGAAACGACGTAGCTTATGTCTGGGACGGTTTCTAGAAGTGGCACCAAGAGAAGGCAAAATGCCATCGTTAATGCTATACTGGCTGGTCTGGCTTCCTTCATCCCTTGACATTTGCCCTGTCGTCTCTTTCCCTCTAATGCCATGCCCACACATGGCCATTGATATCGACATTGGCATCAAACCCTTCATCTTTACAACACCTTCACTGTGATCACAAGTCATCATCTTCCTCCTTTGCCTCTGAACTGTGCCCAACTAttcctctgtttctctctctccaacgTAATCCATAGTTAATCTCTCTCCTTggtttcacccaaaaaaaaaaaaaaagagagagagaaacaaaggaaGCTGTGCGctctctttgttttctcttttctcttttcctcgTACGTAGACAagcaatttgtttttcttatgtAAGATTGGTTTTTGAGGACCAATTTAAACTAACAGAACCAAAGAGCAGTGCCTGAGTGTGTCACTCGTAAAAACAGTGTTGAATTCAATCTTAACAAACCTACACGTTTCTTTGTCCTTATCTACCGCTTCCATTGTGGTTAAACTTGACAACCAAACAATCAATTTTTTCAGGAACACAATATAATTGACACATTGGCCTGCATGTGGCAAACATGCatctacaaaaaaatattactttctattggggaaaaaaaagggttaaatTGTTGTTAAAATTTCATGCATTTTGTGTTCGTTTGCAGATAAGCAGCGAGGACAAATTTGTTACAATAAACTACATACAAATGTCAAATGTGAGTTAGGCCGGTCGGCCTTGTCCGGCCCCTTGTATGTGAGTTCGAATTTCATTACCCTAATGTACTAATG
The window above is part of the Prunus dulcis chromosome 1, ALMONDv2, whole genome shotgun sequence genome. Proteins encoded here:
- the LOC117631752 gene encoding potassium channel AKT1-like isoform X2, with product MTCDHSEGVVKMKGLMPMSISMAMCGHGIRGKETTGQMSRDEGSQTSQYSINDGILPSLGATSRNRPRHKLRRFIITPFHSHYKLWQSFLVCLVFYTAWVCPFEFGFMDRAKGPLAITDNVVNGFFAIDIVLTFFVAYLDKTSYLLIDNPKLIALRYAKTWLAFDIISTIPSELAQSVLPPPLETYGYFNILRLWRLRRVSAMFARLEKDRNYSYFWVRYLKLIFVTLLTVHCAGCFFYFLAAHNRNPRRTWLGLITDNFHDISLWDRYVTSMYWSIITLTTTGYGDLHPVNSLEMIFDIFYMLFNLGLQAYLIGNMTNLIVHGTARTRQFRDTIQAATSFAQRNQIPDRLHEQMLAHLCLKYRTNSEGLQQQETLDALPKAIRSSISHYLFYPLVDSVYLFQGVSRDLLFQLVSEMKAEYFPPKEDVILQNEAPTDLYIVVTGAVELILQRNGAEPVVREAKTGDVVGEIGVICYRPQMVTVRTKGLCQLLRLNRTAFLNIVQANVGDGTIIMNNFLQYLKEIEDPLMQGILADIEHMLARGRMDLPLSLCFAAKRGDDLLLHHLLRRGSDPNETDDNGRTAMHIAASNGSEHCALLLLEFGADPNTQDSEGNVPLWEAISGKHESLIKLLLNNGAHITSGNVGSFACAAVEQNNLQLLKDIAKHGGDVTLPKSNGTTALHTAVCEANVEIVKFLLEKGADADKPDSYGWNPRGLAEHQGHEEIIELFQKKSEIKKPTIVSMAKDPVLPHHGKFRSEPALPPYARDSRPSSSEISSTENTWRRAKNFRNSLFGIMSAANTGEREKDFATSSGIFTSTLSKISYPARVILSCPEKGETAAKLVLLPESLQELLDIGAKKFQFSPTKVLTKEGAEIEDIQLVRDGDHLLVVGDDGI
- the LOC117631752 gene encoding potassium channel AKT1-like isoform X1: MTCDHSEGVVKMKGLMPMSISMAMCGHGIRGKETTGQMSRDEGSQTSQYSINDGILPSLGATSRNRPRHKLRRFIITPFHSHYKLWQSFLVCLVFYTAWVCPFEFGFMDRAKGPLAITDNVVNGFFAIDIVLTFFVAYLDKTSYLLIDNPKLIALRYAKTWLAFDIISTIPSELAQSVLPPPLETYGYFNILRLWRLRRVSAMFARLEKDRNYSYFWVRYLKLIFVTLLTVHCAGCFFYFLAAHNRNPRRTWLGLITDNFHDISLWDRYVTSMYWSIITLTTTGYGDLHPVNSLEMIFDIFYMLFNLGLQAYLIGNMTNLIVHGTARTRQFRDTIQAATSFAQRNQIPDRLHEQMLAHLCLKYRTNSEGLQQQETLDALPKAIRSSISHYLFYPLVDSVYLFQGVSRDLLFQLVSEMKAEYFPPKEDVILQNEAPTDLYIVVTGAVVVREAKTGDVVGEIGVICYRPQMVTVRTKGLCQLLRLNRTAFLNIVQANVGDGTIIMNNFLQYLKEIEDPLMQGILADIEHMLARGRMDLPLSLCFAAKRGDDLLLHHLLRRGSDPNETDDNGRTAMHIAASNGSEHCALLLLEFGADPNTQDSEGNVPLWEAISGKHESLIKLLLNNGAHITSGNVGSFACAAVEQNNLQLLKDIAKHGGDVTLPKSNGTTALHTAVCEANVEIVKFLLEKGADADKPDSYGWNPRGLAEHQGHEEIIELFQKKSEIKKPTIVSMAKDPVLPHHGKFRSEPALPPYARDSRPSSSEISSTENTWRRAKNFRNSLFGIMSAANTGEREKDFATSSGIFTSTLSKISYPARVILSCPEKGETAAKLVLLPESLQELLDIGAKKFQFSPTKVLTKEGAEIEDIQLVRDGDHLLVVGDDGI